A genomic window from Nerophis ophidion isolate RoL-2023_Sa linkage group LG22, RoL_Noph_v1.0, whole genome shotgun sequence includes:
- the dnttip2 gene encoding deoxynucleotidyltransferase terminal-interacting protein 2, translated as MVATRRAGLVSSPKKTKVEQTSDIQATPSTRRTTRSSVAQVDGPAGKVPQETGAQLQEADLRTSVLKRCSRASRLHSPEQPCTPAASDMSDLESCCSDLNARVTRSSRTRPASQEEEDLSEAESSSSLAQQNVRSLRKKVDDKKEGSSSPAVSEAEAPRTRSRKSRTVNYEDEEDRSEAESCSSAVQTTRTLRSTRKTIPVPKSVRTDDRKVEHKVDLAPKSRQRVTRSQRKSLRPRRSSQRRAEDSDELSDAESVEAPQSAVRRSTRTSSSDEVFLSSPTPRRTRRTSAAAEEKSCDSESFESGPEFSIGTRDKTWSSSSNPPESDSEGGGTPCSSRTGSGSSRRRASIPVMKNLYVVLENAREEVLLDNSLLDTTVVSGDADGTLLEEGKKSGEDLSGDVGLEVDAQAGGVTLEDPRTGEDSTEDGKGEEEDPSEVLAEASHLEDGKGEEEDASQVLDEESHLEDGKGEEEDTSQVLGEESHLEEDKTSKDSDEVAEDVPEDCAGEAAVASADQQGELSAEEREDELASVQEAMEEEEESKCEDVVDDTPARPSEVDVKDHAVDRGPAKRRKAACKEFSLSVSSDEEDQEVSEEEDDAGEIPGRSRKTQAAPVSLDGVFMVDTRVGGEASEDYLTQPLTQEELLGGKDDKEFVDEEDQDDQEVDLFWSSNRTWAKKLSTVIDPGVSVRQLGGLYINLNGSQAAAGPSCTHKHKEKKVQDQVMKKSVMVADFEKKDSVPPYSESKRALKKKNREEREKSTGDGWFNMKAPELTNELQGDLKLLQMRGSLDPKRFYKKNDRDGFPKYFQMATVVDNPLDFYHSRVPKKQRKRTMVEELLADEDFRHKNKKKYLNIMAEKAAQAAGKKNSYRNPKFVKMSKKARK; from the exons ATGGTGGCCACGCGGAGGGCAGGACTCGTGTCTTCTCCCAAGAAAACAAAAGTGGAGCAGACCTCCGACATCCAG GCCACGCCCTCCACACGGAGGACAACCAGGAGTTCTGTGGCACAGGTGGACGGTCCCGCTGGCAAAGTCCCGCAGGAGACCGGCGCCCAGCTTCAGGAAGCAGACCTGCGGACGTCGGTGCTGAAGCGATGCAGCCGAGCCTCCAGACTCCACAGCCCGGAGCAGCCGTGCACCCCGGCGGCCTCGGACATGTCCGACCTGGAGTCCTGCTGCTCCGACCTAAACGCTCGCGTGACCCGCAGCAGCAGGACGAGACCCGCTAGCCAAGAGGAGGAGGACCTGTCCGAGGCAGAGTCCTCCTCGTCCCTGGCCCAGCAAAATGTCCGAAGCCTAAGAAAGAAGGTGGACGACAAAAAGGAAGGATCCAGTAGTCCGGCAGTGTCTGAAGCTGAAGCTCCGAGGACACGAAGCAGGAAGAGCAGGACCGTCAATTATGAAGACGAAGAAGATAGGTCGGAGGCGGAGTCCTGCTCTTCTGCTGTCCAGACCACAAGAACTCTACGAAGCACCAGGAAGACCATCCCTGTCCCAAAGTCGGTCAGGACAGACGACAGGAAGGTGGAACACAAGGTGGACTTGGCGCCCAAGTCCCGCCAGAGAGTCACTCGAAGTCAAAGAAAAAGTCTCCGTCCTCGACGTTCCTCCCAGAGACGAGCGGAGGACTCCGACGAGCTTTCCGACGCCGAGAGCGTGGAGGCGCCTCAGTCTGCAGTGCGGAGGAGCACCAGGACCAGCAGCTCGGACGAGGTCTTCCTGAGCTCCCCCACACCGAGGAGGACAAGAAGGACCAGTGCGGCGGCAGAGGAGAAGTCATGTGACTCAGAGAGCTTCGAATCCGGCCCAGAATTCAGCATCGGCACACGGGACAAGACCTGGTCCTCCAGTTCCAATCCCCCGGAGTCTGACTCGGAGGGAGGCGGGACTCCCTGCAGCAGCCGCACCGGATCGGGGAGCAGCCGGCGACGCGCTTCGATTCCTGTGATGAAGAACCTCTACGTGGTTCTGGAGAACGCTCGAGAGGAGGTCTTACTGGACAACTCGCTTCTGGACACCACGGTGGTCTCCGGAGACGCGGACGGGACGCTGCTGGAGGAAGGCAAGAAGAGCGGCGAGGACTTGAGTGGAGACGTTGGACTTGAAGTAGACGCTCAGGCGGGGGGCGTCACGCTTGAAGACCCGAGGACCGGGGAGGACTCGACTGAAGACGGGAAAGGAGAGGAAGAGGACCCCAGTGAAGTCCTGGCTGAAGCGTCACACCTGGAAGACGGGAAAGGAGAGGAAGAGGACGCCAGCCAAGTCTTGGATGAAGAGTCACACCTGGAAGACGGGAAAGGAGAGGAAGAGGACACCAGCCAAGTCTTGGGTGAAGAGTCACACTTGGAAGAAGACAAGACCAGTAAGGACTCTGATGAGGTGGCTGAGGATGTCCCGGAAGACTGTGCTGGTGAGGCTGCAGTGGCGTCCGCAGACCAGCAGGGTGAGCTGTCTGCTGAAGAGAGGGAGGACGAGCTGGCCTCGGTGcaggaagccatggaggaggaggaggagagcaaGTGTGAAGACGTTGTTGACGACACACCTGCCAGACCGTCAGAGGTGGACGTGAAGGACCACGCTGTAGACCGAGGTCCAGCCAAGCGCAGAAAGGCGGCCTGTAAAGAATTCAGCCTCTCGGTGAGCAGCGATGAAGAGGACCAAGAGGTGTCAGAGGAAGAGGACGACGCGGGAGAGATACCGGGCCGCTCCAGGAAGACCCAGGCCGCGCCCGTGTCCCTGGACGGCGTCTTCATGGTGGACACGCGGGTCGGGGGCGAGGCCAGCGAAGACTACTTGACACAGCCGCTCACCCAGGAGGAGCTGCTTGGCGGGAAGGACGACAAGGAGTTTGTGGATGAAGAGGACCAAGATGACCAGGAAGTGGACTTGTTCTGGTCCAGCAACAGAACCTGGGC gAAGAAGTTGTCCACGGTGATCGACCCCGGTGTGAGTGTGAGACAGTTGGGTGGATTGTACATCAACCTCAATGGCAGCCAAGCAGCAGCTGGACCAAGTTGTACTCACAAACACAAGGAGAAGAAGGTCCAAGACCAG GTGATGAAGAAGAGCGTGATGGTGGCGGACTTTGAGAAGAAGGACTCAGTGCCGCCCTACAGCGAGTCCAAACGCgccttgaagaaaaaaaacaga GAGGAGCGTGAGAAGTCCACAGGAGACGGCTGGTTCAACATGAAAGCTCCAGAGCTAACCAACGAGCTGCAAGGAGATCTTAAACTGCTGCAGATGAGAGGATCCTTGGATCCTAAAAGGTTCTACAAGAAGAACGACCGCGATGGATTCCCCAAGTACTTCCAG aTGGCCACCGTGGTGGACAACCCCCTGGACTTCTACCATTCCCGAGTGCCCAAGAAGCAGAGGAAGAGGACCATGGTGGAGGAGCTGCTGGCTGATGAAGACTTCAGGCA CAAGAACAAGAAGAAGTATCTCAACATCATGGCCGAGAAAGCGGCTCAGGCAGCAGGAAAGAAGAACAGCTACAGGAACCCCAAATTTGTCAAGATGTCAAAAAAAGCTCGGAAGTAG